In Mercurialis annua linkage group LG6, ddMerAnnu1.2, whole genome shotgun sequence, the following are encoded in one genomic region:
- the LOC126686187 gene encoding putative pentatricopeptide repeat-containing protein At3g01580: protein MSMFYLLNNAHKLFGKIPQRNSRTKTALYCVHYTSYYDVSTDIHRENDSVVSWTYKISKLVSKNQHEQAIKLFKTMLLTDQRPNFVTLVSVIRSLGAFNCQDLIRVAHGFVIKSGFDLEAPVLTVLLGFYSLFDIEIARKLFDQKLHYDVVLWSAMVSAYVKNEKYEEGIECFRRMVNYGVEANYVTVVSVLPVCGRLGRLCFAKEIHGFCIKKMLYSLTIVQNSIMDVYAKCGEFESSVSVFDEIWEKDLVSWRTMICICIENGCPRKALDVFLKMQSSTIGPDESVIRDIVLAALQAEELKFGLGFHTYIEKNGFLAFVSIGTVLLQMYGKFSEFVSAWMVFSELKFKDIIAWSATIAVYARGGKPYEAINAFGQMQSLNEKPNEITFVSLLQACSAVGAKELGESIHGFITKAGYSSNTYLKSTLIDLYCKLGSIERGKAVFDEIPTKDLISWSSMINGYGLNGCGFEALETFTNMLNCGIKPNGTIFISILSACSQGGLQHEGYKMFYSMQEQFGITPKLPHYACMVDLLSRHGNIEEALMFVKKMPVVPDKRIWGALLAGCRSKCDGSIEVAEFAVQQLSTLDPENTSYYVTLLLDLHAKQGRWKDMDRLTKLVDDEGILFPSLFYAYTPLLNILHAGFACSEMKRGILEVLLVHAEGVEHTNLVGTPAYYVIIQCGNRVHKSKVSSGKDEQAWWNEKFRFEFPIADWKHMTHLKFRIMDKEFFTDGGFVGETIIFLGGIIDEGANNGSVELKPASYNVVQEDDTYKGEIKIGLKFITNKEGHMQRRAFEAPVHEPRQSLLRSITNFLKSSWLEFWNYCSRLICKNKVKKN from the exons ATGAgcatgttttaccttttaaacAATGCACACAAACTGTTCGGTAAAATTCCCCAACGAAACTCTCGCACCAAAACCGCTCTGTATTGCGTTCATTACACTTCTTATTATGATGTCTCAACAGATATTCATCGCGAAAACGACAGCGTAGTATCATGGACATATAAAATTTCCAAGCTGGTAAGCAAAAACCAGCATGAACAGGCGATTAAGCTGTTCAAAACTATGCTATTGACTGACCAGCGGCCTAATTTTGTGACGCTAGTAAGCGTAATACGTAGCTTAGGTGCATTTAATTGCCAAGATTTAATAAGGGTAGCTCATGGTTTTGTGATCAAGTCAGGGTTTGATTTAGAAGCTCCTGTATTGACAGTTCTGCTTGGATTTTACTCATTGTTTGATATCGAAATTGCTCGGAAATTATTCGATCAGAAGCTACATTATGATGTCGTATTGTGGAGTGCAATGGTGTCAGCTTATGTTAAGAATGAGAAGTATGAGGAGGGGATTGAATGTTTTCGGAGAATGGTGAACTATGGTGTGGAAGCTAATTATGTGACTGTTGTTAGTGTTTTGCCTGTTTGTGGTCGTCTTGGTAGGTTATGTTTTGCGAAAGAGATTCACGGGTTCTGTATAAAAAAGATGTTATACTCTTTAACAATTGTCCAAAACTCGATTATGGATGTGTATGCGAAATGTGGAGAATTTGAGTCTTCTGTTTCTGTTTTTGACGAGATTTGGGAGAAAGATTTGGTTTCGTGGAGAACTATGATTTGCATATGCATTGAGAATGGTTGTCCTAGAAAAGCATTGGATGTTTTCTTAAAGATGCAATCTTCTACCATCGGACCAGATGAAAGTGTTATACGTGATATTGTGCTTGCAGCATTACAAGCAGAAGAGCTTAAATTTGGATTGGGATTTCACACTTACATAGAGAAAAACGGATTCTTAGCTTTTGTTTCAATTGGGACTGTACTTCTACAGATGTATGGTAAATTCAGTGAGTTCGTTTCAGCTTGGATGGTGTTTAGTGAGCTgaaatttaaagatattattgCATGGAGCGCGACGATCGCAGTATATGCACGAGGAGGGAAACCTTATGAAGCTATAAATGCATTTGGACAGATGCAATCCTTAAACGAGAAACCTAATGAGATCACATTTGTTAGCTTATTACAAGCGTGTTCCGCAGTAGGTGCTAAAGAGCTTGGAGAAAGCATTCATGGATTCATTACTAAAGCCGGTTACTCATCCAATACTTATTTGAAATCCactttaattgatttatacTGCAAACTGGGAAGCATAGAGCGAGGGAAAGCTGTATTTGATGAAATTCCCACTAAAGACTTAATTAGTTGGAGTTCAATGATTAATGGATACGGGTTGAATGGATGCGGTTTTGAGGCTcttgaaacttttacaaacatgtTGAACTGTGGCATCAAGCCCAACGGCACAATTTTCATTTCCATCTTATCAGCCTGTAGTCAAGGTGGGTTACAACATGAGGGTTACAAAATGTTTTATTCTATGCAAGAACAGTTTGGAATTACTCCGAAACTCCCACACTATGCTTGCATGGTAGACTTGCTAAGTCGCCATGGAAATATTGAAGAGGCTCTTATGTTTGTGAAGAAAATGCCAGTTGTGCCAGATAAAAGAATATGGGGAGCTCTTCTTGCAGGTTGTAGATCAAAATGTGATGGGTCAATTGAGGTGGCAGAGTTTGCAGTACAACAGCTTAGTACACTAGACCCTGAGAATACAAGCTATTACGTGACTTTATTATTAGACTTACATGCAAAGCAGGGTAGATGGAAGGATATGGATAGACTTACAAAATTAGTGGATGATGAGGG TATCTTATTTCCTTCTCTGTTCTATGCATACACTCCATTGCTCAATATCTTGCATGCAGGGTTTGCCTGTTCAGAAATGAAAAGAGGAATCCTTGAAGTCCTACTTGTTCACGCGGAGGGCGTCGAGCACACAAATCTCGTTG GAACACCGGCCTATTATGTCATTATACAATGTGGAAATAGAGTTCATAAAAGCAAAGTTTCGTCAG GTAAAGATGAGCAGGCGTGGTGGAATGAGAAATTCAGGTTTGAATTTCCAATAGCTGATTGGAAACACATGACCCATCTAAAATTCAGAATTATGGATAAGGAATTCTTCACAGATGGTGGATTTGTTGGCGAAACCAT AATTTTCCTTGGAGGAATAATAGATGAGGGTGCTAATAACGGAAGTGTAGAACTGAAACCAGCTTCATACAATGTAGTACAAGAAGATGACACTTACAAAGGAGAGATTAAAATTGGGCTCAAGTTCATCACCAAT AAAGAAGGGCATATGCAGAGAAGGGCATTTGAGGCCCCGGTACATGAACCTAGgcaatcattactccgatcaaTCACCAATTTCTTGAAATCTTCATGGTTGGAGTTCTGGAATTATTGCAGTAGATTGATATGCAAGAATAAGGTGAAGAAAAATTAG
- the LOC126688290 gene encoding gibberellin 20-oxidase-like protein gives MSGCLELPIFDISKPLSQSALCSLAEACKEWGFFNIANHGISKHLYSKIYSLSQDIFSLPSQTKLQLGPSSSLKTYTPRFIASPFFESLRVSGPDFLASAQNSADALFANQNSEFSEVLQEYGIRMTELSKKIIEILILSLGDVLDKKAKFYESEFSNCHGYLRIINYTPPEIVTDTVEGLGMHTDMSCVTIVYQDQIGGLQVKSRDGKWMDINPCEESLIVNIGDLLQAWSNEKFRSSEHRVVLRNSVNRLSLAFFWCFEDRKVISAPEEVVGEGNVRIYEPFVCSDYLRFRESSERGKFEKVGFTVRDFAGLNL, from the exons ATGTCTGGATGCCTTGAGCTGCCAATTTTTGACATTTCAAAGCCACTAAGTCAATCTGCTCTGTGTTCTTTAGCTGAAGCCTGCAAAGAATGGGGTTTCTTCAACATCGCAAATCATGGAATCTCTAAACATCTTTACTCCAAAATTTACTCATTATCACAAGACATTTTTAGTCTACCTTCTCAGACAAAACTTCAACTTGGTCCGTCTTCTTCTCTCAAGACTTACACTCCTCGGTTCATCGCTTCCCCTTTCTTCGAAAGCCTTCGAGTCTCTGGGCCGGACTTTCTTGCTTCTGCTCAGAATTCTGCCGACGCCCTTTTCGCCAATCAGAATTCTGAATTCAG CGAAGTTCTTCAGGAATACGGAATCAGAATGACAGAATTATCCAAAAAGATCATAGAGATACTAATCCTGAGCTTAGGAGACGTGCTCGACAAGAAAGCCAAATTCTACGAATCCGAATTCAGTAACTGCCATGGCTACTTAAGAATCATAAACTACACACCTCCAGAAATCGTTACCGACACAGTCGAAGGACTCGGAATGCACACAGACATGAGCTGCGTAACGATCGTCTACCAGGACCAAATCGGCGGGCTTCAGGTGAAATCTAGAGACGGAAAATGGATGGACATAAATCCTTGTGAGGAGAGTTTGATTGTGAACATCGGAGATTTGTTACAAGCTTGGAGCAATGAGAAATTCCGATCGTCGGAGCATCGAGTTGTTTTGAGGAACTCGGTTAATCGTTTGTCGCTGGCGTTTTTCTGGTGCTTTGAAGATCGGAAAGTGATTTCGGCGCCGGAGGAAGTGGTCGGAGAGGGGAATGTGAGGATTTATGAACCGTTTGTTTGTTCGGATTATTTGAGATTTAGAGAGAGTAGTGAGAGAGGGAAGTTTGAAAAAGTTGGGTTCACTGTTAGAGATTTTGCTGGGTTGAATCTGTAA